CCTGCTGCTGGGGCTGCCGGCCCTGCGGCTGGAGGGGCCCTATCTTTCCATTGCCACCCTCGGTTTCGGGTTGACCATTACCCAGGTCATCGGCAGAATCAATCTTTTCGGCGGCCGGCAGGGTCTGCACGCCCCTGAATTATGGATCGGTCCGTGGCATCTCGATTCCGACCGCGACTTTTACTATCTGTTGATGACCCTAACGGTCATACTTGCCCTGGGTGCCAGAAACCTGGTAAAAACCCGCGTCGGTCGGGCATTTATCGCTATCCGCGATGCCGATATCGCTGCGGAAACCATCGGGGTCAACCTGATGCTTTATAAATCCATGGCCTTTGCGGTCAGCGCTTTTTATGCCGGCATCGCCGGCGGACTGTATGCCTTTGTCCTGCGGTTTATCGAACCGGAAATTTTTACCCTGCTCATGTCCATTCTTTTTCTGGCCATGGTTGTCGTGGGGGGGTTGGGCTCCATCTTCGGCGCCATTACCGGCGCCTGCCTGCTCAGCTGGCTGGATCTGCAGCTGCGCAACATCCTGAGCATCCCCTATGTTGGAGACTGGCTGGAAGCATTATCCAAAAGCTACTTTTCCATTACCGGGGTGTCCAACATTCAATTTATCATTTTCGGGCTGATAATGGTGCTGATCATGCTGTTTGAGCCCTATGGAATATTCGGGTTCTGGATACGAACGAAAAAATACTGGAAAACCTGGCCGTTCTAAGGAGCAACATGATCGACTTTTTGCAAATGATTGTCAGTGGAATTGCCGTGGGAAGTTCTTACGCCCTCATGGGGCTTGCCATGGTAATCATCTACAAAACCTCCGAGGTCGTAAATTTCGCCCAGGGGGAAATGGCGCTGCTGTCATCATTTTTTACATTTATGCTGCTGGAATACCACCAGATCCCCTTTTACCTGACAATTCCCATTACCCTCGTCTTTTCCGTTCTCTTGGGATTTTTACTTGAATTCACGATCCTGCGGCGCGCCAAGGAGCCCACGGTCTTGGGGATGATCATCATCACCATCGGGC
This is a stretch of genomic DNA from Desulfobacterales bacterium. It encodes these proteins:
- a CDS encoding branched-chain amino acid ABC transporter permease yields the protein MDMKRDYYEDVQLFTSGVAVFWFGLLIVFLAAFPFLFKNYYVYVANYMAINVIVAIGLNLLVGYTGQISLGHAGFFAIGAYGTLIFMTKLHLPFLVALPAAALVAALFGLLLGLPALRLEGPYLSIATLGFGLTITQVIGRINLFGGRQGLHAPELWIGPWHLDSDRDFYYLLMTLTVILALGARNLVKTRVGRAFIAIRDADIAAETIGVNLMLYKSMAFAVSAFYAGIAGGLYAFVLRFIEPEIFTLLMSILFLAMVVVGGLGSIFGAITGACLLSWLDLQLRNILSIPYVGDWLEALSKSYFSITGVSNIQFIIFGLIMVLIMLFEPYGIFGFWIRTKKYWKTWPF